The Parafrankia irregularis genome window below encodes:
- a CDS encoding N-acyl-D-amino-acid deacylase family protein, producing the protein MDLLLRQASLIDGTGAPARPAEVAVSDGRVVAVAAPGELTPTAETEIVDLGGLTLAPGFIDVHTHYDAQILWDGDLTPSSWHGVTSVIMGNCGFGVAPTRPEHRDTIMRILENVEGMSLDALDSGIDWCFETFPEYLAALDARPKRLNVGAFLGHSPLRAFVTGGEERAATPEEIGRMREIVREALDAGALGFSTSRQPAHQGAYGRPVPSRFAEVSEVYELVSVLGELGRGVVQVSIGPGLFVDQFSELATRYNVPVTWTALVARADKPGAALRTVERGAALPGEVYPQIACRPIVMQITMDDPVPLAEIDEWKEVLARPRAERADLYRDQTWRERARPATLAAWSHRWPKIDVEETGAHHDAVGIPLDRLAAERGTTPFDLMLDLALGDTELTRFRVVLDNDGDAEVGDLLADRRTLLGLSDAGAHASQLCDACYSTHLLGHWVRERGALSLEDAVWRLTGQPAQAFRVAERGLVQEGFHADLVAFDPATVGTTPVERVRDQPGGADRLVVRSTGIEYVWVNGVATRTAGKDLPDAAPGRLLRARTAS; encoded by the coding sequence ATGGACCTCCTGCTGCGTCAGGCCTCGTTGATCGACGGAACGGGGGCTCCCGCCCGCCCCGCCGAGGTCGCGGTCAGCGATGGCCGTGTGGTCGCCGTCGCCGCGCCCGGCGAGCTGACCCCAACCGCCGAGACGGAGATCGTCGACCTGGGTGGGCTCACCCTCGCCCCGGGATTCATCGACGTCCACACGCACTACGACGCGCAGATCCTCTGGGACGGTGACCTCACCCCGTCGAGCTGGCACGGCGTCACCAGCGTGATCATGGGGAACTGTGGCTTCGGGGTGGCCCCGACCCGCCCCGAGCACCGCGACACGATCATGCGAATCCTGGAGAACGTCGAGGGGATGTCCCTGGACGCGCTCGACTCCGGCATCGACTGGTGCTTCGAGACCTTCCCCGAGTACCTCGCCGCGCTCGACGCCCGGCCCAAGCGCCTCAACGTCGGTGCCTTCCTCGGGCACTCACCGCTGCGGGCGTTCGTCACCGGTGGCGAGGAACGGGCGGCCACGCCCGAGGAGATCGGGCGGATGCGGGAGATCGTCCGCGAGGCGCTCGACGCGGGTGCCCTGGGGTTCTCCACCTCCCGTCAGCCGGCCCACCAGGGTGCCTACGGGCGTCCGGTGCCCAGCCGATTCGCCGAGGTCAGCGAGGTCTACGAGCTGGTCTCGGTGCTCGGAGAGCTAGGTCGCGGCGTCGTGCAGGTCTCCATCGGCCCCGGCCTGTTCGTCGACCAGTTCTCCGAGCTCGCGACCCGCTACAACGTTCCGGTGACCTGGACGGCGCTGGTCGCCCGGGCGGACAAGCCGGGCGCGGCGCTGCGCACCGTCGAGCGCGGTGCGGCGCTGCCCGGCGAGGTCTACCCGCAGATCGCCTGCCGCCCGATCGTCATGCAGATCACGATGGACGATCCGGTGCCGCTCGCCGAGATCGACGAGTGGAAGGAAGTCCTGGCCCGGCCGCGCGCCGAACGCGCCGACCTGTACCGGGACCAGACCTGGCGCGAGCGGGCCCGCCCGGCGACGCTGGCCGCGTGGAGCCACCGCTGGCCCAAGATCGACGTCGAGGAGACCGGCGCGCACCACGACGCCGTCGGCATCCCGCTCGACCGGCTGGCAGCCGAGCGGGGCACCACCCCGTTCGACCTGATGCTCGACCTGGCGCTGGGCGACACCGAGCTGACCCGGTTCCGGGTGGTGCTCGACAACGACGGCGATGCCGAGGTCGGTGACCTGCTCGCCGACCGGCGCACGCTGCTCGGGCTGTCGGACGCCGGTGCCCACGCCAGCCAGCTCTGCGACGCGTGCTACTCGACCCATCTGCTCGGCCACTGGGTCCGCGAGCGCGGCGCGCTGTCGCTGGAGGACGCGGTGTGGCGGCTCACCGGCCAGCCGGCGCAGGCCTTCCGCGTCGCCGAGCGCGGCCTGGTGCAGGAGGGCTTCCACGCCGACCTGGTCGCCTTCGACCCGGCGACGGTGGGCACGACCCCGGTCGAGCGGGTCCGTGACCAGCCGGGCGGCGCGGACCGTCTGGTGGTGCGCAGCACCGGCATCGAGTACGTCTGGGTGAACGGCGTCGCGACCCGCACCGCCGGCAAGGACCTCCCCGACGCCGCCCCCGGCCGTCTCCTGCGTGCACGCACCGCCTCGTAG
- a CDS encoding septum formation family protein, with product MPADGMPPDSAVPPGSAVPPGSAVSPDGAVPVPAEGAVRAGGTSAPADDRTPPTGAAEPDPFAGLVLDDAFVAAATRYEAPARTRDAIARFGAAEDERSPLLAKARSARARRARWAGSAGRTPRPPRGRSRLSSPSATGGGWTRGRVILAVISLTLLISTLVAFVRSELDSVGVPRTTVPAAAPSPSTGPVGLDRDEPADASDENLPELQRWSWESGHCYRWPQMSGDVSVDDVPCTAPHLFEAVSRLDLGPAYSGDAPYPSRWSDVADHHCGPLVTAYLGHPLDPFGRYAASTIHPRRPEWRSGGREVVCGLVIKGEADPSRPWSLHTFSGGVREADQAMTFPAGTCFRQAADEDDRVVPCEEPHHSESVGTAVLPDTADGAPPSAELYDELAEAACAPRLAPYLEHDNGSRGNGGVITQGAWHVIRPESWRAGTRSTTCLVGLVDGSGHAVETTGRLDPAHPAAGTGTANV from the coding sequence ATGCCCGCCGATGGCATGCCCCCTGACAGTGCCGTTCCGCCCGGCAGTGCCGTTCCGCCCGGCAGTGCCGTTTCCCCTGACGGGGCCGTTCCTGTTCCTGCGGAGGGTGCCGTACGCGCCGGCGGCACATCCGCCCCGGCGGACGACCGCACACCGCCGACCGGTGCCGCGGAACCGGACCCGTTCGCCGGGCTGGTCCTCGACGACGCGTTCGTCGCCGCCGCGACCCGATACGAGGCACCGGCACGTACCCGGGACGCGATCGCCCGCTTCGGAGCGGCCGAGGACGAACGCTCGCCGCTGCTGGCGAAGGCGCGGTCTGCCCGAGCCAGGCGGGCGCGCTGGGCCGGCTCCGCGGGGCGCACCCCGCGCCCGCCCCGCGGTCGGTCGCGGCTGTCATCGCCGTCCGCGACCGGCGGTGGATGGACCCGCGGCCGGGTCATCCTCGCCGTGATCAGCCTGACCCTCCTGATCAGCACCCTGGTGGCGTTCGTCCGGTCGGAGCTCGATTCCGTGGGTGTACCGCGCACGACGGTGCCCGCCGCCGCGCCGAGCCCGTCGACCGGTCCCGTGGGGCTGGATCGGGACGAACCGGCCGATGCCTCGGACGAGAACCTTCCCGAACTGCAGCGGTGGAGCTGGGAATCAGGGCATTGCTACCGGTGGCCGCAGATGTCCGGCGACGTCTCAGTGGACGACGTCCCGTGCACCGCTCCGCATCTGTTCGAGGCGGTCAGCCGGCTCGACCTGGGCCCGGCCTACTCCGGCGACGCACCGTACCCGTCCCGGTGGTCCGATGTCGCGGATCATCACTGCGGCCCGCTGGTCACCGCCTATCTGGGGCATCCACTGGATCCGTTCGGGCGTTATGCGGCCAGCACGATCCATCCCAGGCGGCCGGAATGGCGCAGTGGCGGTCGCGAGGTCGTCTGTGGGCTGGTCATCAAGGGCGAGGCCGATCCGAGTCGGCCGTGGTCCCTCCACACGTTTTCCGGCGGTGTCCGGGAAGCGGACCAGGCGATGACCTTCCCGGCAGGTACCTGCTTCCGGCAGGCCGCCGACGAGGATGACCGCGTGGTTCCATGCGAGGAGCCCCATCACTCCGAGAGCGTCGGAACGGCCGTCCTGCCCGACACGGCCGACGGCGCACCCCCCTCGGCCGAGCTTTACGACGAACTCGCCGAGGCCGCCTGCGCGCCGCGGCTCGCGCCCTACCTGGAGCACGACAACGGCTCCCGCGGCAACGGCGGCGTGATCACTCAGGGTGCCTGGCATGTGATCCGTCCGGAAAGCTGGCGCGCGGGCACCCGCTCCACCACTTGCCTGGTCGGCCTGGTGGATGGCTCCGGGCATGCCGTGGAGACCACCGGCCGGCTCGACCCTGCGCACCCCGCCGCCGGAACGGGAACGGCCAACGTCTGA
- a CDS encoding septum formation family protein: MPDNRERVNRWRRGWRGHAVTVAINVVLAGAVVGAAVYALAEVRSDDSAQDDSAAVTEIDAAAGGTPRPSSSPTTAGADRPVELEQYIYATGHCYTWQQEVSTSNVKDVPCGDRHLFEAVDDTDLGKEYSSSAFYPRPEEWSDITTRYCSQMIDEYLGYPLDPHGRFGAGMVYPHPLGWERGDRSVTCGIMAGGSEADPSARLVPFEGAVRGADQAWVPAVGTCFSEGADTVIETSCASPHSLQLIGAVAVPGAPPGGGVPSDSWLDEQVGSRCADLAAPYLRTDRFESALLAPRWNTIEPESWRAGTRRARCYVGFVDETGAPVPVHAALPVPAA; encoded by the coding sequence GTGCCCGACAACCGAGAACGTGTCAACAGGTGGCGACGGGGCTGGCGTGGCCACGCGGTGACCGTCGCGATCAACGTCGTGCTCGCCGGCGCGGTCGTCGGCGCGGCCGTCTACGCGCTGGCGGAGGTTCGCTCCGACGACTCCGCTCAGGATGATTCCGCTGCCGTGACGGAGATCGACGCGGCGGCGGGCGGGACGCCGCGTCCGTCGTCGTCGCCCACCACCGCCGGCGCGGACCGGCCCGTCGAGCTCGAGCAGTACATCTATGCGACCGGGCACTGCTACACCTGGCAGCAGGAAGTCAGCACGTCGAATGTGAAGGACGTCCCCTGCGGGGATCGCCACCTTTTCGAGGCGGTCGACGACACGGATCTCGGCAAGGAGTATTCGAGCTCGGCTTTCTATCCCAGGCCCGAGGAGTGGTCCGATATCACCACCCGGTACTGCTCGCAGATGATCGACGAATATCTCGGGTATCCCCTCGACCCGCACGGGCGCTTCGGCGCCGGCATGGTTTATCCGCATCCGCTGGGATGGGAGCGGGGCGACCGGTCGGTTACCTGCGGGATCATGGCGGGCGGGTCCGAGGCGGATCCCTCGGCGCGCCTCGTGCCGTTCGAGGGCGCCGTCCGTGGCGCTGACCAGGCCTGGGTGCCCGCTGTCGGAACCTGCTTCAGCGAGGGCGCGGACACCGTGATCGAGACGTCCTGCGCCTCCCCCCACAGTCTGCAGCTCATCGGTGCCGTCGCGGTACCGGGGGCGCCGCCGGGAGGCGGCGTGCCGTCCGACAGCTGGCTCGACGAGCAGGTGGGCTCGCGGTGCGCCGATCTCGCCGCGCCCTACCTGCGGACGGACCGCTTCGAGTCCGCGTTGCTGGCGCCGCGGTGGAACACCATCGAACCGGAGAGCTGGCGCGCGGGCACCCGCCGGGCGAGATGCTACGTCGGCTTCGTCGACGAGACCGGGGCACCGGTGCCGGTCCACGCGGCCCTGCCCGTGCCGGCCGCCTGA
- a CDS encoding amidohydrolase family protein — protein sequence MDYELIDADGHYYEPDDCFSRHIESRWKNETVRVERGTDGLGRVFIGDRRTFMSVMPGDYASAPGALQGLFVGEVADGFTHREVLNAKDHPAFIERPARLRLMDNQGVEASIMLPTLGVAVEQDMVDDIELTYASLRAFNRWLEEDWGYAAENRIFAVPMLSLLDLDHCLVELRRVLDAGARLVHLRPGPVGGRSPADPVFDPFWATVAEAGVGVVFHVSNSGYNLAYGSLWSEDAGNPSHRQSPLQWALCNTERPIVDTLTALTLHNLFGRHPGVKIVSIENGSNWVRHLLKTVDKAAALGRRGPMIGGPLSARPSEMLTEHLWVCPFPEDDVHDLIDILGPDQVLFGSDYPHPEGLRQPVDYVERLDTCEPAVARKILRGNTAELLRIPDTGSDRPRQAQTAQA from the coding sequence GTGGACTACGAGCTGATCGATGCCGACGGCCACTACTACGAGCCGGATGACTGCTTCTCCCGACACATCGAGTCCCGTTGGAAGAACGAGACCGTGCGGGTCGAACGCGGCACGGACGGTCTCGGCCGGGTCTTCATCGGCGACCGCCGCACCTTCATGAGCGTCATGCCCGGTGACTACGCCTCCGCACCCGGAGCGCTGCAGGGGCTGTTCGTCGGTGAGGTCGCCGACGGCTTCACCCACCGGGAGGTCCTCAACGCCAAGGACCACCCCGCTTTCATCGAGCGGCCCGCCCGGCTGCGCCTGATGGACAACCAGGGCGTCGAGGCGAGCATCATGCTGCCGACGCTCGGCGTGGCCGTCGAGCAGGACATGGTGGATGACATCGAGCTCACCTACGCAAGCCTGCGGGCGTTCAACCGCTGGCTGGAGGAGGACTGGGGCTACGCGGCGGAGAACCGGATCTTCGCCGTGCCGATGCTCTCCCTGCTCGACCTCGACCACTGCCTGGTCGAGCTACGCCGGGTGCTCGACGCCGGAGCCCGCCTGGTGCACCTGCGCCCTGGCCCGGTCGGGGGGCGCTCCCCCGCCGACCCGGTGTTCGACCCGTTCTGGGCGACGGTCGCCGAGGCCGGTGTCGGGGTCGTCTTCCACGTCTCCAACAGCGGCTACAACCTGGCCTACGGAAGCCTGTGGTCGGAGGACGCGGGCAACCCGTCCCACCGCCAGTCGCCGCTGCAGTGGGCGCTGTGCAACACCGAGCGGCCGATCGTCGACACCCTGACCGCCCTGACCCTGCACAATCTCTTCGGCCGCCACCCCGGCGTGAAGATCGTCTCGATCGAGAACGGCAGCAACTGGGTCCGGCACCTGCTCAAGACCGTCGACAAGGCCGCGGCCCTGGGCCGGCGCGGCCCGATGATCGGCGGCCCGCTCAGCGCCCGCCCGAGCGAGATGCTCACCGAGCACCTGTGGGTCTGCCCGTTCCCGGAGGACGACGTCCACGACCTGATCGACATCCTCGGCCCGGACCAGGTCCTCTTCGGCTCGGACTACCCGCACCCCGAAGGCCTGCGCCAGCCGGTCGACTACGTGGAGCGCCTGGACACCTGCGAGCCGGCGGTGGCCCGCAAGATCCTGCGCGGCAACACCGCGGAGCTGCTGCGCATCCCCGACACCGGCTCGGACCGGCCCCGCCAGGCGCAGACCGCACAGGCCTGA
- a CDS encoding CoA transferase: MSAAAALGARRPCAGLTVVEVAVGTSDLGLGLAGGVPGMIFADLGARVVRVVGTATPELDEEVAWGQVWHRDKHLVVTDDPAHIRDLLLGADVAIVYGPEQLVEERGLGCLELTTAHPDLVYLRCRPSRTSKGTSADFGLLVEARAGFCTQLAGHRPGPIFVDAQASGSGTAFLLTTSALALLRRRAATGHGGWAETSLYDGLLATLGCMIGRSERAATEIESYWEKGSTFPNFLYRCADGELLQVWFGGKGMYARLIEVLGDTPSAEGYYADQMTGALNERARRWRSPFALRPRADWLTRLRAAGIACEPVLRPGEALADPHLAEIGLAVTRSEAGHEDVVVGSPISVQSAEPATGSDTDTGAGAGAAVSRRGPQAGGAPGLALHGVRVLDFSAFVAGPLAAQVLADLGADVIKVEPPGGEAMRAAAYAVAACQRGKRSLAMDLGAAETRPVVERLIRWADVVLHNFRVGVAERLRIDADTVAALNPSAVYCHASAFGPSGLRAKHPGNDALMQALTGLEQAVGGAGNDPVAPTWIPLDMTGGWVAAAGILAGLYAREATGRGQRVDTSLLGAGMLLQSGVFFRDGEPVATPTLDAAQTGYGPGYRIYPARDGRWFALVVPDRDSWQRLRTLPPPAGVGVSDGTATSTDSNTGTGTGTPVTGGESLPEGYVPLRGGPQDALARQAEATLEATFATASAAEWVAHLRAHGLSAELVDEPDRDGFRRAVLDDPVNRQLGRVASYDVADWGWFEQIGPLLRYGPRTPQAPRPMLPGIGEHSTDILTGLGFSAEEINSLLAGKSIHQAGHAL; the protein is encoded by the coding sequence ATGAGCGCGGCCGCCGCCCTCGGGGCGCGGCGCCCTTGCGCGGGGCTGACAGTCGTCGAGGTCGCCGTCGGCACCAGCGACCTCGGGCTGGGGCTCGCCGGCGGCGTACCCGGCATGATCTTCGCCGACCTCGGCGCTCGGGTCGTGCGCGTGGTGGGCACGGCGACACCCGAGCTCGACGAGGAGGTCGCCTGGGGCCAGGTCTGGCACCGCGACAAGCACCTGGTCGTCACCGACGACCCGGCGCACATCCGTGACCTGCTGCTCGGCGCGGACGTGGCCATCGTCTACGGCCCCGAGCAGCTCGTCGAGGAGCGCGGGCTGGGCTGCCTCGAGCTCACCACCGCCCACCCGGACCTGGTCTACCTGCGCTGCCGGCCCAGCCGGACGTCCAAGGGCACCTCGGCGGACTTCGGGCTGCTTGTGGAGGCACGCGCCGGCTTCTGCACCCAGCTGGCCGGGCACCGCCCGGGCCCGATCTTCGTCGACGCGCAGGCGTCCGGCAGCGGCACGGCGTTCCTGCTCACGACCTCGGCGCTCGCGCTGCTGCGCCGCCGGGCCGCGACGGGCCACGGCGGATGGGCCGAGACGTCCCTCTACGACGGTCTGCTGGCCACCCTCGGCTGCATGATCGGGCGCTCCGAGCGGGCCGCCACGGAGATCGAGTCGTACTGGGAGAAGGGCTCGACCTTCCCCAACTTCCTCTACCGCTGCGCGGACGGCGAGCTGCTCCAGGTCTGGTTCGGCGGCAAGGGCATGTACGCGCGCCTCATCGAGGTGCTCGGCGACACCCCCAGCGCGGAGGGCTACTACGCCGACCAGATGACCGGGGCACTGAACGAGCGCGCCCGGCGCTGGCGCTCCCCGTTCGCGCTGCGGCCGCGGGCGGACTGGCTGACCCGGCTGCGGGCCGCCGGGATCGCCTGTGAGCCGGTGCTGCGCCCCGGTGAGGCGCTCGCCGACCCACACCTGGCCGAGATCGGCCTCGCCGTGACCCGCTCCGAGGCCGGCCACGAGGACGTCGTCGTCGGCTCGCCGATCTCCGTCCAGTCAGCGGAGCCGGCCACCGGCTCCGACACCGACACCGGCGCCGGCGCCGGCGCCGCAGTGAGCAGGCGTGGCCCGCAGGCGGGAGGGGCGCCGGGGCTCGCGCTGCACGGCGTGCGGGTCCTGGACTTCTCGGCCTTCGTGGCCGGCCCGCTCGCCGCCCAGGTGCTGGCCGACCTGGGCGCGGACGTCATCAAGGTCGAGCCGCCGGGCGGTGAGGCGATGCGGGCCGCGGCCTACGCGGTCGCCGCCTGCCAGCGCGGCAAGCGCAGCCTCGCCATGGACCTGGGCGCCGCCGAGACCAGGCCGGTCGTCGAGCGGCTGATCCGCTGGGCCGACGTCGTCCTGCACAACTTCCGCGTCGGCGTGGCCGAGCGGCTGCGCATCGACGCCGACACCGTCGCCGCGCTCAACCCGAGCGCCGTCTACTGCCACGCCAGTGCCTTCGGGCCCTCCGGGCTGCGGGCGAAGCACCCTGGCAACGACGCGCTGATGCAGGCGCTGACCGGGCTGGAGCAGGCCGTCGGCGGCGCCGGGAACGACCCGGTGGCCCCGACCTGGATCCCGCTGGACATGACGGGCGGCTGGGTCGCCGCGGCCGGGATCCTCGCCGGGCTGTACGCGCGGGAGGCCACCGGGCGCGGGCAGCGGGTGGATACCAGCCTGCTCGGCGCCGGGATGCTCCTGCAGAGCGGCGTGTTCTTCCGGGACGGCGAACCCGTGGCCACCCCCACCCTGGACGCCGCCCAGACGGGCTACGGCCCGGGCTACCGCATCTACCCGGCCCGGGACGGCCGCTGGTTCGCGCTCGTCGTGCCGGACCGGGACTCCTGGCAGCGCCTGCGCACCCTGCCACCGCCCGCCGGCGTGGGCGTCAGCGACGGCACCGCCACCAGCACCGACTCCAACACCGGCACCGGCACCGGCACGCCGGTAACCGGCGGTGAATCCCTGCCCGAGGGGTACGTCCCGCTGCGCGGCGGCCCGCAGGATGCACTCGCCCGCCAGGCGGAGGCCACGCTGGAGGCCACGTTCGCGACCGCGAGCGCGGCCGAGTGGGTGGCGCACCTGCGTGCGCACGGCCTGTCGGCCGAGCTGGTCGACGAGCCCGACCGGGACGGGTTCCGCCGCGCGGTGCTGGACGATCCGGTGAACCGCCAGCTCGGGCGGGTCGCGTCCTACGACGTGGCGGACTGGGGCTGGTTCGAGCAGATCGGGCCGCTGCTGCGCTACGGCCCACGCACTCCGCAGGCCCCCCGGCCGATGCTCCCCGGTATCGGCGAGCACAGCACGGACATCCTGACCGGGCTCGGCTTCTCCGCGGAGGAGATCAACAGCCTGTTGGCCGGCAAGAGCATCCACCAGGCAGGCCACGCTCTATAA
- a CDS encoding LLM class flavin-dependent oxidoreductase, whose translation MPDNHIVFGAAAIPEPDRAWLAAAERLPIESVWHGGHVLPRTGTGEVLTRLALMTAWTERVRVGTAVLLAPLYQPVVLAKQIADLDVHSGGRLSIGVGVGGEFPHEFDAVGVPVAERGPRTDETLEILRALWSGGPVSHHGKFFHFDDVELHPVALRDASGAAPRSARPGGPPLLVSGRKGAAMRRAARLGNGWMPYLVSPDAYARTVTTVREHAESAGRDLDASGFEWMIFLYCSIRRDRDRARDDVAKFLGKAYGDKPGGMLDRIAPAGTPEDVAARLQEYVNAGVRHFVISPAAHEDTLDVITLAAEEVLPRLVAPPAPEAGAEPGGAAGEPSAAASALSAPTAGSAS comes from the coding sequence TTGCCAGACAACCACATCGTCTTCGGAGCAGCGGCAATCCCCGAGCCGGACCGGGCGTGGCTCGCCGCCGCCGAGCGCCTCCCGATCGAGTCCGTCTGGCATGGCGGGCACGTCCTGCCGCGGACGGGCACCGGTGAGGTGCTCACCCGGCTCGCGCTGATGACAGCCTGGACCGAGCGGGTCCGCGTCGGCACCGCCGTCCTGCTGGCCCCGCTCTACCAGCCGGTCGTGCTCGCCAAGCAGATCGCCGACCTCGACGTGCACAGCGGCGGGCGGCTCTCGATCGGGGTCGGGGTCGGCGGCGAGTTCCCGCACGAGTTCGACGCCGTCGGCGTGCCGGTCGCCGAGCGCGGGCCGCGCACCGACGAGACCCTGGAGATCCTGCGCGCGCTGTGGAGCGGGGGCCCGGTCAGCCATCACGGCAAGTTCTTCCATTTCGACGATGTCGAGCTGCACCCGGTGGCGTTACGGGACGCTTCCGGTGCCGCGCCCCGGTCGGCCCGGCCCGGTGGGCCACCGCTGCTGGTGTCCGGCCGCAAGGGCGCCGCGATGCGCCGTGCGGCCCGCCTCGGCAACGGCTGGATGCCCTACCTCGTCTCCCCGGACGCCTACGCCCGGACCGTCACCACCGTCCGCGAGCACGCCGAATCCGCTGGTCGTGACCTCGACGCGAGCGGCTTCGAGTGGATGATCTTCCTGTACTGCTCGATCCGCCGGGATCGCGACCGGGCCCGGGACGACGTCGCGAAGTTCCTCGGCAAGGCCTACGGGGACAAGCCGGGCGGCATGCTGGACCGCATCGCCCCCGCGGGCACGCCCGAGGACGTCGCCGCCCGCCTCCAGGAGTACGTCAACGCCGGTGTGCGCCACTTTGTGATCTCACCCGCCGCGCACGAGGACACCCTGGACGTGATCACCCTCGCGGCCGAGGAGGTGCTGCCGAGACTGGTCGCCCCACCGGCACCCGAAGCCGGGGCCGAACCCGGCGGGGCCGCCGGTGAACCGTCCGCCGCCGCGAGCGCGCTGTCCGCGCCGACCGCCGGGAGCGCCTCATGA
- a CDS encoding Zn-ribbon domain-containing OB-fold protein, translated as MTAPVGIPPAVTEETEPFWTAAAQGRLLVEHCGACGAESFPPYGICRACRHRPVEFVEITERGRVYSFTVNHQRWLPGLEVPYAIVLVDFPGHPGVRVAGRLRGCAPEEVAIGAEVEVGFEPGPGGYAVPSFVAVSETVKAPGDTDAPGDTDAPGDADLSGAAGGAGS; from the coding sequence GTGACGGCGCCGGTCGGCATCCCGCCGGCGGTGACGGAGGAGACCGAACCGTTCTGGACCGCCGCCGCGCAGGGCCGCCTCCTCGTCGAGCACTGCGGCGCCTGCGGCGCCGAGTCGTTCCCGCCCTACGGGATCTGCCGGGCCTGCCGCCACCGGCCGGTCGAGTTCGTGGAGATCACCGAGCGGGGCCGCGTCTACAGCTTCACCGTGAACCACCAGCGCTGGCTGCCCGGCCTGGAGGTGCCCTACGCGATCGTCCTCGTCGACTTCCCGGGCCATCCGGGAGTGCGGGTCGCCGGCCGGCTGCGCGGCTGCGCCCCCGAGGAGGTGGCCATCGGCGCCGAGGTCGAGGTCGGCTTCGAACCGGGCCCGGGCGGCTACGCCGTCCCGAGCTTCGTCGCCGTCTCCGAGACCGTGAAAGCCCCTGGTGACACCGACGCCCCTGGTGACACGGACGCCCCCGGCGACGCGGACCTCTCCGGCGCGGCGGGCGGTGCGGGGTCATGA